The nucleotide sequence GTTATCGACCTGAACCGACCGGCCGACGACCGGCCGCTGTATACCACCGCCACCACCGGCCTGTTCCCCGATGTGCTGTTCGACGGCACACCGGCGTTTATCCCCGGCCACACGCCGTCGGATACGGTACGCGCCGGTTATTTGCGCGATATCTGGCAGCCTTATCATCAGACGCTGCAACAGCAACTGGCGCGCATCAAACAGCGTTACGGCTATGCGCTGCTGTTCGACGCCCATTCCATCGCTTCGCGTATTCCCCGCCTGTTTGACGGACAACTGCCGGACTTGAACCTCGGTACCAACGGCGGCATCAGTTGCGCGCCCGACATTGAATCGGCGCTGCGGGAAGCATGTCAGTCACAACAGCGCTGGAGCTGGGTAATCAACGGCCGTTTTCGCGGCGGCTACATTACCCGCGCCTACGGCCTGCCGGAACAACACCAGCACGCCATGCAACTGGAACTGGCGCAGTGTAACTACATGAACGAACAGGCGCCGTTCGCCTGGCAACCGGACAGGGCGCGGGCGTTGCAACCGATGCTGGAGTGCATCGTACACGCCTTTATGGACGCGGCGGCCAGGCTGTATCACAGCTGACCGCCGGTTTGTCAGCGGGGCAGACCAATGCGGACATCGCTGTTATCCGCCACCACAAAGCGATCGACGGTTTCTTTCATGTCGCCGGCCTGCTTGTCGAGCAATTGGCTGGCAGTGGCCGCCTCTGACACCAGCACTGCGTTCTGCTGTGTCACTTGTTCGAGCTGATTCAACGCCAGATGCACTTGATCCACGCCTAGCGATTGCTCCCGTGCGGCGGTGGCGATATCGCTGACAAAATCCCGCACCTGCGACGTGCTAGTCATGATCTGCTTCATGGTTTCACTGCTGCGCGTAACCAGCGTCACGCCGGCATGCACCTGGTTAATACTGGTAGAAATCAGCTCTCTGATGCGCTGCGACTCGCCGGCGCTGCGCTGCGCCAGATTGCGCACCTCTGTCGCCACCACGGCAAACCCGCGCCCTTGCTCGCCTGCCCGAGCCGCCTCTACCGACGCATTGAGCGCCAGCAGGTTGGTCTGAAACGCGATGGCGTCAATCGCCGCGGTGATTTGCGACATCTGTTCGCTGGACTGGCGAATCTGCGTCATCGCCTCGCTGGCCTGCAACGTCACCTGATCGGCCACGTTAATCTGCTCGCCCATCGTCTTCATCAGTTCCGATGCTTGCGCAGCGTAATCAGCGGTCTGTTTTACCGCCACGGTAATCTGTTCCATGCTGCTGGCGGTTTCCACCAGCGATGCCGCCTGCTCGTCAGTTCGCTGCGCCAGATCCTGATTACCTTGCGCGATTTCATTGCTGGCGCGCTCCACCAGCTCGGCGCCTTGCTTGATGGTACACACCACATGCTCGATATTTTCCAGCGACCGGTTATACGCCTGATTCAACTGCGACAGTTCGTCCTTGCCCGGAACGTC is from Dickeya dianthicola NCPPB 453 and encodes:
- the hutG gene encoding N-formylglutamate deformylase, which produces MTPFSFIEGDSPLLLSIPHAGTDLTPEVANGLSPTARPLSDTDWHIPQLYDFARGLGASVLAANYSRFVIDLNRPADDRPLYTTATTGLFPDVLFDGTPAFIPGHTPSDTVRAGYLRDIWQPYHQTLQQQLARIKQRYGYALLFDAHSIASRIPRLFDGQLPDLNLGTNGGISCAPDIESALREACQSQQRWSWVINGRFRGGYITRAYGLPEQHQHAMQLELAQCNYMNEQAPFAWQPDRARALQPMLECIVHAFMDAAARLYHS